The Megalobrama amblycephala isolate DHTTF-2021 linkage group LG18, ASM1881202v1, whole genome shotgun sequence genome segment ttcaacataagcctTTACTACAAATACCAATAAAGTGGGTCTATGATTTATcagttattttgaaaatatgacaCAGTATAACATGAAAACAGTTTTACTGTAATGAAAACACAGATTTGTGAGCATTAGCGGAACTGAAGGTGTTAGAAAAAAACGAAACATGTGATCCTTGTCATGTGGTGAATCCGGCCAGTCGTAacacagctgtgtcgtcatcagagcTTGTGCAGCCGTTCTTGAGAAGCTGCGCTGGCTGACTCAGCCGACTGCTCTCGAATCGCTCTCATGGTTCTTTGAAGCCATatgtcacagtcacatggtgtCGGTGCTGTCTCAAGTTGGACAAAATAtccttgttcgagatgcatcagcGCTGTGTAGACCGATGACAACAAAGTACCCCAAGAGCGATTCAAAAACATAAGAGGTGAGTTCCAATTTGCGTACATATGCACtatacaaaaagaaaaagtacactttaaatacccagatgatgcactaaattattGGGAAAAaggaagtgtggaatgttggacacttcatgcactcaactgttgcagctttaattactcttgtttaatgataaaataaccttataaattcatacactacatggatgagAACACAGTGCATAAGTatatagtgtataagtgcaaaGTGTATAGTGTGTCATTTGGGGGATGTAACTAAGGAGTCGTCTGCTCTCCAATCGCTCTTgcagtactttgatgtcatactcTAATCAGTCTGCGCAGTGCCAATGCATCTCTAACAAGCCTAATTTCTAACTAGCATGCACAGCTTTAAGTCAGCCACCAATCAgtccaagcctattcatttcTACCCTCATTGTAATACTAAATTTAGCATTTGAATcaacagtacattttttgttaaccttttaccatatgtcttggagttttgcaataatatcatatcaTGAGGTCAGTATCGTGATATATTGCATCGTGACATGAGGGTATCGTTGCACCCCTActtcttatttattgaactaGTGTATAAATTCAATATCACATATGCACTTGTGCTATTCAGGACATAACAGCACTTGTGTGATACTTGTTGCTTATTGTTGAAAACTTTAGGCCTTCATGAAAAAAATTGCTCATGACTTAAGCCACTCAAAAAGTACAAGTTGTTTCTTTTATTCTTGTAACAAATGAATGGCATTAATTATAGTGCATCACCTCTTAACAGCCAAAGTGCTGGATATGAACATAAACTTTTCCTTATTTAAGAAACTATGGGCAATACTTTTTCTTATGATAAAGTAGACTAGATGATTGGATGAATCTCTTCCCACATGAAGAGCACTggtgcggcttctctccagtatgaattctctcATGACCTTTCAAGTAATCTGACCGAGCAAAACTCTTTTCACAGTGTGAGCACTtgtacggtttctctccagtatgaactctctcATGATCTTTCAAGGAATCTAACCGAGCAAAACTCTTTTCACAGTAAGAGCACTtgtacggtttctctccagtgtgaattctctcaTGATCTTTCAAGGAATCTGACCGagcaaaactctttccacagtgtGAGCACTtgtacggtttctctccagtatgaactctctgGTGTGTTTTTAAGGCACTGGATGTAGCaaagctcttcccacagtcaGAGCACACATAAAGTCTCACACCAGTATGAATATTCTCATGATCTTTTAAATACTTcagcagtgaaaaactctttccacagaaaGTACAAAAGTGAGGCTTCACACCAGTATGAATTTTAAGGTGTACTCTTAAGTTTGATGAAAAAACAAATGATTTATCACAATGATCACAGCTGAACGACTTCACTCCAGAGTGTGAGCGCAGATGATCTTTGAGAGTACTTTTGTGagcgaaactctttccacactgagtgcatgtgaacggtttttctccagtatgaattctcatgtgtttgCTGAGTTTTGATTTatctgtgaaactctttccacactcagaGCAGGTGAAAGATCCTTTAACTCCAGTTTTCCCAGCACTTTTCTGTGTAAAATTCTTTTCAGTCTGTGAAATGTGTCCATCTTCATTTGTGAAATGAAACTCATGCTTCAAAACTTTCACATCCATAGGATCTAAAATTAAATTCCCATAATTCAATTAAAGGAGGACatattagaaacaaaattaaatatgatAAACTTTTAGTAGACGGAACCAATACCAGTAAATGAAATACATTACATTGAAAACATTAGCATGTAGtcttcaaataataaataagaaaatgaaggaaaacaCCAACCTATTTGTTCCTCTGTATCTTCATCTTTTATTCTACAGGGTTCTTCCTTAAACTCCATCTTTACAATAGTATGTCAGTAGTTTCTCCTGCAGTAATTCCTCTGTCTTGCTGCTTCACCTGTGGGAAGATGAgagtacattttattattattatattatattattattaatataatattattcagATGCAAATGTTTTACTCTTATATTAGGGTACCATGAATGCCTCCTTAAGAACAATgtgaatttacttttaaattataaaatatttagatataagAAGCCACCCTGGATAAAATTTTACAGAATTTATAAATGACTATTTCTGATATCATTCTAAATAAATTCAGCGTCTTTGAAATAGTACAACTCATTTATTTCCGGTTATGTATATATTGTAACCTAGTTGACTAAATGCCTCCTAAAATGATTGTCCGCAAGATTTAAAAACCTGTACATTTTCAGAGACAGGAGAAGATGATTACGGTATAAAGAATTTTCCAAACTCAACCGAACATGAAATTTTAATCCAACATTAAAACTTCAAGCAGTGTTGAAAGGACATTCGCATCCAGGGCCATCAACCCTGGAGgctttaggaaaacagtgaacagtgggcgacatgcatttAAGCAGGTAAATATGAgagaaatatggcaaagtcattttgacgtgccacacttcctgctaccaGCAGATGCCGCTTTGACTaaaactgaatattgccatgtagatgtcttcaggctgggcatattatcaaacatgtaaagTTGGGAGCAGATTGGAcactgtatgcctgagttacaacaacttcctgtttcatggcgttaatcgcataatTCAGCACGTAGCCAGGTGTTAGCTACATTTCTTTGTGTAGAGCATTTTGGTCGGCCTGCGGccgtttttaaatgtgctttataaataaactgaactgcatgatttaacgtgtttctaacACATTTGGTATTTCATGACATATTTAAGtttgtttctgggagtgaattacagtgtaaagcatgccatttcctgttgccagcaggtggcactatgactaactgaatattggcatatagatgtcttcaggtcaggactcttaTCCAACATGCGAAGTTTGGGGCATGTCAGACATTGTACGCCTGagtttcatggcaaaacatcaaattttgtcaggccgccacggacacgccgttcaacgaaaactctagatctttgcaatttaacatcacaaACGCGTTAGGATTAGACAGACCAAATATGATGATGTTCTGGTTAAATCTCAATGAGGAGTTAATCAtagtgtaaaacatgacatttcctgttgcccgcaggtggcgctatgactaaattggcatgtagatgtcttcagacCAGGACAAGAAGTTTGGGATGGGTCAggcattgtatgcccgagttacaacaactttatggcaaaacattgaaatttgtcaggccgccacggacacgcccttcagcgaaatctcaagatctttgcaactTAATGTCGCAAAAGCCTTTaaattagactgaccaaatgttgatctgattaaagctctaggagtaattcgttaaagtacaacgtctggaaatggcaaaaactgcacaaatttggcaaagaaaattcaaaatatctcacttcctgttgttTATCAAATTTTGCACGAGGAGCATTTTTTGTAGGTTTTGGGCAGTTACACATGTAACGAATTTCATAGCTGTATGTGAAACGTAGCACGAGGGGCACTTcgttgaaattttgtaggtggcgctatggagccattttgccacacctaattctgaaaccaaCCGATCTGAAAAAGAAGCGACTGTTAAACATTCGCGATTATTTCACCACAGGATGTCAGTGCTGGTCTAAACTAGTAACAGTGACCTGATGAATATGAAcctttgtttatttgtattaattattttaatcacTGCTGTGTCATTTTTCAGTCAGTCATTTTACTGTACTTTACTTTACATGTTTATGCCCAAATTGCCCAATtcttaattaattattaattaagttGTTGACTGTCATTCTCTTCTATGCTGTGTGCATTACTTTTTAAGATTACTTCAATAttctttaaatttatataaGGCACGTACCgcgcattcattcattcattcttccATATGAGCAAAATTGTTATCAGtcaaattaatttcaaataattttcaAATCCACAGTATGAAACTATGATCAGTAAGAGAGAAACATATTGTTAATGAGAAGATGAGCACTGGACTCGGAAGCATTCGCAATCCACAAGTACACATACTTAAAACACCAGCACAATTGTCACACATAACTCCCGAAACTACCATATTACTTACCCCATCCTCATCAGCGCGgcattttcaccaaatttgtgTTTTATGCATCACTTAAattgttgttcttcttctttcctgttttacaaTAACCTGGTTGGCATCCAGcatattggtgcattaccgcccccttctgctccggagtgtgaaACAGATAATAGGTTTACAATCTAATTTCTTTACCttctattttactatttttctattttctacCTTTGTTAACTATACTCGTGCTTAGCTGAAGTACTTTATACAGGATATCTTGTCGGCTTTTTGAAATAGACGACCTTAAAATAGCTAAAGCTGATGAAGAGTCAGAGCATATCAAAGCTTTGTTCTGTCCCGTCTTTTCCATCCACCGTAATGCAGTTAATATTGCCAACATTTCTACAGTATATACCCCTAATTTATCCGATGTTCTTCTATTTATTCCAATTCCTTTTCCTGGTATTGCCACCCCAAATCCTG includes the following:
- the LOC125253164 gene encoding gastrula zinc finger protein XlCGF7.1-like isoform X3 is translated as MEFKEEPCRIKDEDTEEQIDPMDVKVLKHEFHFTNEDGHISQTEKNFTQKSAGKTGVKGSFTCSECGKSFTDKSKLSKHMRIHTGEKPFTCTQCGKSFAHKSTLKDHLRSHSGVKSFSCDHCDKSFVFSSNLRVHLKIHTGVKPHFCTFCGKSFSLLKYLKDHENIHTGVRLYVCSDCGKSFATSSALKTHQRVHTGEKPYKCSHCGKSFARSDSLKDHERIHTGEKPYKCSYCEKSFARLDSLKDHERVHTGEKPYKCSHCEKSFARSDYLKGHERIHTGEKPHQCSSCGKRFIQSSSLLYHKKKYCP